Part of the Halopseudomonas maritima genome, GCGGTGGGCTTCAATCGGTGCCAGCCCGGCCAGCTCCAGAAAGCGGCCATTCCAGACTTCCAGCGCGCCTTCGTCATTTACCACCGCCACGCCCTGCGACAGGCTGTCGACGGTGCGCTGCAGCAGGCGGGTTTTCAACTCCAGCGCCTTCTCCCGCCGCGCCTTTTCGGACTGCTTGAGGTCGGTGATGTCGGTGTACATGATCACCAGCCCGCCTTCGCGGGTCGGCCGTTCACTGACCTGCATCCAGCGCTGATCGCGCAGCTGGTGCAACTGGTGGCCGTCGGCAGCGGCATCGGTATCGACGACCAGCCCGGCGCGCAGCGCCATGCGCTTGACCTCGCCGAGCGACGTGCCTTCGGTGATGCGCACGCCGGTGCCCTGCCAGAAGGCGGCGAAGCGGCGATTGTAGAGCACGATCCGCTTGTGCTCGTCGAACAACACAAAGGCGTCGGGCACGCTCTCAATCGCATCAATCAGGTAATGATGTGCCTTCTCGGCCCGGGCGCGGGCATCGCTCAGCAGGCGGTTGCTGGCTTGCAACTCGGCCATGGTGTCGTTCAGCGCCTGGGTGCGTTCGCGCACCTGCTCGGCCAGTTCCACCGAGTGTTGAAACGCGGCGTAGCTTTCGGTGCGCTGGCTGGAGCTGGATTCGACCCGCTCGATCAGCGCCGCGTTGATGCGTTTGAGTTTGCTGTTTTCCGCCCGCAGGGCAATCAGCTCGGCCAGCAGGTCCGGGTCGTGCAGCGGCAACTCAACGCGGGAACGCAAAGGCCACCCCGGTGAAGGTCTGGTTGATGTGCATGCCGTTGAACTGCTCGCCATAGGTGTTGAAGCCGATCACCCGGTTGGCGGCGAGAAACGCGGACATGCGCCCATCTTCACCACGCAATTCGGACTCCATACGGCGCAGAAAGCAATCGCAACCGAGGATCAGCACCGGTTCGCCCAGTCGCTGGCGCAGTTGCTGGAGGCGCAGTCGCAGATTTGGCATCAGCTCACCGGGTGTCATTGCCGTGAGCACGATGCCGGTATCCACCGCGCAGTAGAAGGTCAGGCTGCGATCCGGGTTGACCCGCTGGATGGAACGCACATAGAACTGGTCGCGAATACGCACCGCCAGCGCATCGAGGGCGAAGTGCTTGCCGCTCAGTTCATCCACCGGCACGCCAACCAGCCGGGCGTATTCCTCGGCGGCGGGTTCAGCGTTCAGCTCCAGCACGGTGCGGGTGCTGCTATCGGCGTCAGTCACCACCAGCTTGCGCTCGGTGGGTTTGAGGTGGTGGGTGGTGAACACCTCAAAGTCCAGCCAGGTGTTGACCATCACCACCACCGCCGCACCGGTAAGAAAGCGGCCCTGATAGTAGACGTGGGTGTGGCTCAGGTGGTTGTCATCCCCGGCTGAGCCGCCG contains:
- the nosP gene encoding nitric oxide-sensing protein NosP, with protein sequence MPDPSTQPLDDCFRTAMTEATDPDAAAQDLARQLLHPHLGCVLFFCSAEYPLDKLATALEQHFGGVMLLGCTTAGEISAEGYGRGCISAVGLDLRTFAVDCTLIRALDSFSLVEAQQAVERMLGHCRQVNLAPVKDHTFALTLLDGLSSREELVLNTLSAALGSIPHFGGSAGDDNHLSHTHVYYQGRFLTGAAVVVMVNTWLDFEVFTTHHLKPTERKLVVTDADSSTRTVLELNAEPAAEEYARLVGVPVDELSGKHFALDALAVRIRDQFYVRSIQRVNPDRSLTFYCAVDTGIVLTAMTPGELMPNLRLRLQQLRQRLGEPVLILGCDCFLRRMESELRGEDGRMSAFLAANRVIGFNTYGEQFNGMHINQTFTGVAFAFPR